One segment of Pseudanabaena sp. FACHB-2040 DNA contains the following:
- a CDS encoding plasmid pRiA4b ORF-3 family protein: MNNTSAEILYQFYVELVDSYPPIWRCFQVPARFTLEQLHTVLQSVMGWKDQYPHFFKVNDKRYGQASAGSAVEDEGAIALTEIFSFDPQPCFYTYDPAEGWLHRLELNEVLEQPEQAALCCIDGERACPPEKSGGVWGYEEFLERLNDPEDPEYDALWQQAGESFNPEHFDSKDVNQQLAEWFA, from the coding sequence ATGAACAATACCTCGGCTGAAATCCTCTATCAGTTCTATGTTGAACTGGTAGACAGCTACCCGCCTATCTGGCGATGCTTCCAGGTGCCGGCCCGATTCACGCTTGAGCAGCTTCATACAGTGCTTCAATCGGTCATGGGCTGGAAGGACCAGTATCCCCATTTCTTTAAGGTCAACGACAAACGGTACGGTCAGGCCTCTGCTGGATCTGCAGTTGAGGATGAAGGTGCGATCGCACTTACCGAAATCTTCTCCTTTGATCCCCAGCCCTGTTTCTACACCTATGACCCGGCTGAGGGCTGGCTACACCGCTTAGAACTCAACGAAGTGCTGGAGCAACCGGAGCAGGCCGCCCTCTGCTGCATCGATGGCGAACGGGCCTGTCCACCCGAAAAAAGCGGCGGTGTCTGGGGCTATGAGGAGTTTCTAGAGCGCCTTAACGACCCCGAAGATCCAGAGTATGACGCCCTTTGGCAGCAGGCGGGTGAGAGCTTCAATCCCGAACACTTCGATTCGAAAGACGTGAATCAGCAGTTGGCCGAATGGTTTGCCTGA
- a CDS encoding alpha-amylase yields MAQSNGVMMQYFHWYTPADGTLWSEVNKAAKDLADVGFTALWLPPAYKGLSGGYDVGYGVYDLYDLGEFDQKDSVRTKYGTREQYLEAIKALQKNEIQVYADTVLNHKMGGDAKETFRATPFWQGDRLHPKGELHEIESYTYYNFPGRQGKYSQFEWHWHHFDAVDYNATNPDDRSTVYLVEGKQFDDYVALEKGNFSYLMGCDLDFQNEGVRREITDWGKWYLDTTGVDGFRLDAIKHISAWFFPNWLDALEQHVGKDLFVVGEYWVPDLNTLLWYIDAVGSRMSVFDVCLHYSFYRASKEGSHYDLRQILEGTVMQHRPTHAVTFVENHDSQPLQALESPVEPWFKPLAYALILLRQEGYPCIFYADYYGADYTDKGKDGNEYAIHMPCFKPILDKLLSARQYYAYGPQYDYFDHPNTIGWTRLGNAANPRALAVVMSNGAEGSKWMEVGKPNTRFIDMTGHIPTPIDTNADGWGEFRCQGGSVSVWVQEDNFLTKLITAIP; encoded by the coding sequence GTGGCACAAAGCAACGGCGTCATGATGCAGTACTTCCACTGGTACACTCCCGCCGATGGTACCCTTTGGAGTGAAGTTAACAAAGCTGCGAAGGATTTGGCTGATGTCGGTTTTACAGCCCTCTGGCTACCGCCTGCCTATAAAGGTCTTAGCGGCGGATACGATGTTGGCTATGGGGTCTATGACCTATATGATTTGGGCGAATTTGACCAGAAAGACAGCGTTCGCACGAAGTATGGCACCCGCGAACAGTATCTAGAGGCAATAAAAGCCCTACAGAAAAATGAGATCCAGGTTTATGCCGACACTGTGCTGAACCACAAAATGGGCGGTGATGCCAAGGAAACCTTTCGAGCAACTCCTTTCTGGCAAGGCGATCGGCTCCATCCTAAAGGGGAACTGCACGAGATCGAGAGCTACACCTACTACAATTTTCCTGGTCGTCAGGGAAAATACTCCCAGTTTGAATGGCACTGGCACCACTTCGATGCTGTTGACTACAACGCCACAAACCCAGACGATCGCAGCACCGTTTACCTGGTAGAAGGCAAGCAGTTCGATGATTACGTCGCCCTGGAGAAGGGCAACTTTTCTTACCTCATGGGCTGTGATCTTGATTTTCAGAATGAGGGGGTGCGCCGCGAAATTACCGATTGGGGCAAGTGGTATCTCGACACCACTGGGGTAGACGGATTTCGACTAGACGCCATTAAGCACATCTCAGCCTGGTTTTTCCCAAACTGGCTCGACGCCCTAGAGCAGCACGTAGGTAAAGACCTCTTTGTAGTGGGAGAGTATTGGGTGCCAGATCTCAACACTCTGCTCTGGTACATAGACGCCGTGGGCAGCAGAATGTCGGTCTTTGACGTGTGTCTCCACTACAGCTTCTACCGGGCTAGCAAAGAAGGCTCCCACTACGACCTGCGCCAGATCCTAGAAGGCACAGTGATGCAGCACCGCCCTACCCATGCGGTAACCTTTGTAGAAAACCACGATTCCCAACCTCTGCAGGCGCTAGAGTCTCCTGTGGAACCCTGGTTTAAGCCCCTAGCCTACGCCCTCATCCTGCTACGCCAGGAAGGCTATCCGTGCATTTTTTATGCCGACTACTATGGGGCCGACTACACAGATAAAGGCAAAGATGGCAACGAATATGCCATCCATATGCCCTGCTTTAAACCAATTTTAGACAAGCTGCTCTCCGCCCGACAGTACTACGCCTACGGGCCACAGTACGACTACTTTGATCACCCCAACACCATCGGTTGGACTCGCCTGGGTAATGCGGCCAATCCTCGCGCTTTAGCAGTAGTTATGAGCAATGGTGCTGAGGGCTCAAAATGGATGGAAGTTGGCAAACCCAACACCCGCTTCATAGATATGACAGGCCACATCCCAACTCCCATTGATACTAACGCTGACGGCTGGGGCGAATTTCGTTGTCAGGGCGGCTCTGTTTCAGTCTGGGTGCAGGAAGACAACTTCCTAACCAAACTGATCACAGCCATTCCATAG
- a CDS encoding pirin family protein, protein MITIRPANERGAANFGWLDSRHTFSFGNYYDPNHMGFATLRVINEDKVSPSQGFGTHGHRDMEIISYVLEGALEHKDNIGNGSIIRPGDVQRMSAGTGILHSEYNASKTDPVHFLQIWILPDQSGIEPGYEQTHFSSEEKQGKLRLVGSRDGREGSVTIHQDVNLYATSLQEGEAVDHALRQGRVAWLQVARGTIDLNGYTLTAGDGAAVTHSEVLTLAAATEAEVLLFDMAA, encoded by the coding sequence ATGATCACGATTCGTCCGGCAAATGAAAGAGGTGCGGCGAATTTTGGTTGGTTAGACAGTCGCCACACATTTTCTTTCGGTAACTACTACGACCCCAATCACATGGGCTTTGCCACCCTGCGAGTGATTAACGAGGACAAAGTCTCTCCTAGCCAAGGATTTGGTACTCACGGCCACCGAGACATGGAAATTATTTCCTACGTCCTTGAGGGAGCCCTGGAGCACAAAGACAACATCGGCAATGGTTCCATCATTCGCCCTGGCGATGTGCAGCGGATGTCGGCAGGCACTGGCATTCTCCACAGCGAGTACAACGCCTCCAAAACCGACCCGGTTCACTTTCTGCAGATCTGGATTTTGCCGGATCAGAGCGGCATTGAACCCGGTTATGAGCAAACCCATTTCTCCTCTGAAGAGAAGCAGGGTAAGCTGCGGCTGGTAGGCTCTCGCGACGGTCGAGAAGGCTCAGTCACCATTCACCAAGACGTGAATCTCTATGCCACTTCGTTGCAGGAGGGTGAGGCTGTAGACCATGCGCTGCGGCAGGGGCGAGTTGCCTGGCTGCAGGTAGCGCGAGGAACCATTGATCTCAATGGCTACACTCTTACGGCAGGGGATGGGGCCGCTGTCACCCATTCAGAGGTCCTGACCTTGGCTGCCGCCACCGAAGCTGAAGTGCTGCTGTTCGACATGGCAGCCTAA
- a CDS encoding low temperature requirement protein A produces the protein MLRALWQPPTLRRDGEESEERRATWLELFYDLVFVAAIGELAHYLRDHLSGGGLMSFALFFFAIWWCWVGATFYATRFDNDAIPDRLLTFLQMGIVAAMAVNAHHGLEDGSVGFALCYVLFRGLLVVQYLIAGHFIAEARGLTTRYALGFGSSVMLWLASIFVPVPWRYVLWAVGMLVDLGTPLTARKLVVLIPPSLTHIPERIGLFTIIVLGESIIAVVNGLEELQWSFEAGLTAFLGLSLAFSLWWLYFDSADGSPLQSMKRGQMTIGLTWLYAHLPLAASLTAAGVGVGRMIENGPGMPPETAERWLLCGAIALSLSVLAGIHWMTCTLGTPRFRRVLSTYRLTAAALILLLAVSGSQISSLNLVAILTLICAIQVGLDLWRRAPQLAVKQG, from the coding sequence ATGTTGAGAGCCCTGTGGCAACCCCCGACCCTGCGACGGGATGGAGAAGAATCAGAAGAACGGCGGGCAACTTGGCTGGAGCTGTTTTATGACCTGGTCTTTGTAGCGGCCATTGGAGAGTTGGCTCACTACCTGAGGGATCACCTGTCAGGTGGGGGCCTAATGAGTTTTGCGCTGTTCTTTTTTGCCATCTGGTGGTGCTGGGTAGGGGCAACCTTCTACGCCACCCGCTTTGACAATGATGCTATTCCTGACCGGCTGCTCACCTTTCTGCAAATGGGAATTGTGGCAGCGATGGCGGTCAACGCCCACCACGGATTGGAAGACGGTTCAGTTGGATTTGCCCTCTGCTATGTCCTCTTTCGAGGCTTGCTGGTGGTGCAGTACTTAATTGCTGGGCACTTTATTGCCGAAGCGCGTGGCTTAACCACTCGTTATGCTCTGGGCTTTGGCAGTAGTGTCATGCTTTGGCTTGCCTCCATATTTGTGCCGGTGCCCTGGCGCTATGTGCTCTGGGCGGTAGGTATGTTGGTTGACCTCGGCACTCCTTTAACAGCAAGGAAGTTGGTAGTGCTGATTCCCCCTAGCCTGACCCACATTCCAGAGCGAATTGGCCTATTCACTATCATTGTGCTGGGAGAATCTATTATTGCTGTGGTCAATGGCTTGGAGGAACTGCAGTGGAGCTTTGAAGCGGGCTTGACCGCTTTTTTAGGTTTGAGCCTGGCTTTTAGTCTCTGGTGGCTCTACTTCGACTCTGCTGACGGATCTCCTCTGCAGTCTATGAAGCGAGGTCAAATGACCATCGGGTTGACCTGGCTCTATGCGCACTTACCGCTGGCGGCTAGCCTTACGGCTGCTGGTGTGGGGGTAGGGCGAATGATCGAAAATGGCCCTGGAATGCCGCCGGAAACAGCGGAGCGGTGGCTGTTGTGTGGTGCGATCGCACTTTCCCTTTCCGTCTTAGCGGGCATTCATTGGATGACCTGCACTTTGGGTACGCCTCGATTCCGCAGGGTGCTCAGCACCTATCGATTAACTGCTGCCGCTCTGATTCTTCTACTTGCAGTAAGCGGAAGCCAGATTTCATCCCTTAATCTGGTGGCTATTCTCACCCTTATTTGTGCCATTCAAGTCGGGCTTGACCTGTGGCGACGGGCTCCCCAACTTGCTGTAAAACAAGGCTAA
- a CDS encoding class I SAM-dependent methyltransferase, translating into MLHPEQRAKLDSSSDTLFYDYPRFVTHVDDGFIQQLTDLYRQRLRPGSRIFDMMSSWVSHLPDGVDFEWVEGHGLNEEELAKNPRLNHYFLQNLNENPQLPLEDQSFDAVLNTVSVQYLQYPEQVFAEVYRILKPGGIAIFSFSNRMFYQKAIAAWREGSEAQRVELVKQYFQSVPGFGTPEVISQQSSVPPFLQMLGMGGADPFYAVIAERQKPLVPSS; encoded by the coding sequence ATGCTGCATCCCGAACAGCGCGCCAAGCTAGACTCGTCTAGCGACACGCTCTTTTACGACTATCCTCGCTTTGTTACCCACGTAGACGATGGGTTTATTCAGCAGCTTACCGATCTGTACCGGCAGCGGCTGCGGCCCGGTAGCCGGATCTTCGACATGATGAGCAGCTGGGTTTCTCACCTGCCCGATGGAGTGGATTTTGAGTGGGTTGAGGGCCACGGCTTGAATGAAGAAGAGCTGGCTAAGAATCCTCGGCTCAACCACTACTTTCTGCAGAACCTCAACGAAAACCCCCAGCTTCCTCTCGAAGATCAGTCCTTTGATGCCGTTTTGAATACGGTTTCTGTCCAATACTTGCAGTATCCCGAGCAGGTGTTTGCTGAGGTCTACCGAATTCTCAAGCCGGGGGGAATTGCTATTTTCAGCTTTTCCAACCGAATGTTTTACCAAAAAGCGATCGCAGCTTGGCGAGAGGGGTCGGAGGCCCAGCGGGTGGAATTGGTGAAGCAGTATTTTCAGTCGGTGCCGGGGTTTGGCACGCCTGAGGTGATTTCTCAACAGTCCTCAGTGCCCCCCTTCCTGCAAATGCTGGGTATGGGTGGGGCTGATCCTTTCTACGCGGTGATTGCCGAACGGCAAAAACCTCTAGTGCCGTCGTCGTGA